A single genomic interval of Armigeres subalbatus isolate Guangzhou_Male chromosome 1, GZ_Asu_2, whole genome shotgun sequence harbors:
- the LOC134214729 gene encoding uncharacterized protein LOC134214729: MKTIIVFLALVALALGQCVRDDSNGQPACNAVELAQGLWRNNWDPTAYWQCTTLNTPATPQRCPTEGMFDSATLTCIRWDQWVWTETCKPPSAL, from the exons ATGAAAA CCATCATCGTCTTCCTCGCCCTTGTGGCCCTCGCCCTTGGCCAGTGCGTTCGCGATGACAGCAACGGACAACCGGCCTGCAATGCCGTCGAACTGGCGCAAGGACTCTGGCGCAACAACTGGGATCCCACCGCCTACTGGCAGTGCACGACGTTGAACACCCCAGCCACCCCCCAACGCTGCCCGACCGAGGGAATGTTCGATTCCGCCACGCTGACTTGCATCCGCTGGGACCAGTGGGTCTGGACCGAAACCTGCAAGCCACCGAGCGCACTTTGA
- the LOC134214737 gene encoding uncharacterized protein LOC134214737 codes for MKTIIVFLALVAVALGQCVRDDSNGQPACNTVELAQGRWRNNWDPTAYWQCTTLNTPATPQRCPTEGMFDSATLTCIRWDQWVWTETCKPPSAL; via the exons ATGAAAA CCATCATCGTCTTCCTCGCCCTTGTGGCCGTCGCACTTGGCCAGTGCGTTCGCGATGACAGCAACGGACAACCAGCCTGCAATACCGTCGAACTGGCGCAAGGACGCTGGCGCAACAACTGGGATCCCACCGCCTACTGGCAGTGCACGACGTTGAACACCCCAGCCACACCCCAACGCTGCCCGACCGAGGGAATGTTCGATTCCGCCACGCTGACTTGCATCCGCTGGGACCAGTGGGTCTGGACCGAAACCTGCAAGCCACCGAGCGCGCTTTGA
- the LOC134214719 gene encoding uncharacterized protein LOC134214719 — translation MKGLTLVLLALVVAVSARCVRDNTDGQPGCKKQEEVTQAVWRHNHDPTAYWECEKQNQAAILRRCVSDSAFHPTLLECVNWDEWEWEPTCAPLSRPAI, via the exons ATGAAGG GTCTCACTTTGGTACTTTTGGCACTGGTTGTGGCGGTTTCCGCCCGTTGCGTTCGAGACAATACGGATGGACAGCCGGGCTGTAAGAAGCAAGAGGAGGTGACCCAGGCCGTGTGGCGCCACAATCACGATCCCACCGCGTACTGGGAATGCGAGAAGCAGAACCAGGCGGCCATTCTGCGGCGCTGCGTTAGCGATTCGGCTTTCCATCCGACGCTGCTGGAATGCGTCAACTGGGACGAATGGGAGTGGGAACCAACCTGCGCTCCACTGTCCCGACCGGCCATCTAA
- the LOC134214710 gene encoding uncharacterized protein LOC134214710, translating to MARVIRSIVLFCSLALSGAVIQPLGVDVSCVVPECSTQEGRITLWPFSDPNFFIICEAPFWHLIRRPCLSAMLFHFERQECVDPEEWEKPCATQTPLPKCPVVVCANIEDQRLLWPVEDPSFFIQCVPRPDGGMMGVQRMCSEGYLFSYTQQNCIYAQYWEQDCTFDDITTIGTGTTEDDTLTSTTPIDTTTIDDSSTIDDLTTDDATTTTVDSTTTEDATTDDSTTTADATTTTDDLTTEDGTTTTEDSTTTEDGTTTTDDSTTTADVTTTPDAPTTETTDEPGRGICPTPECQFQDQNHYPHSDWTLFYVCEPNASGQWLPLVRPCGGGTYFHAGMQVCVHIWQWEDFCL from the coding sequence ATGGCACGAGTAATCCGATCGATCGTGCTCTTCTGTTCCCTCGCGCTAAGCGGTGCTGTTATTCAACCACTCGGCGTAGACGTTAGTTGCGTAGTTCCCGAGTGCTCCACACAGGAAGGCCGCATAACTCTATGGCCATTCAGCGATCCAAACTTCTTCATTATCTGTGAAGCTCCGTTTTGGCACCTGATAAGACGGCCGTGTCTTTCCGCAATGCTGTTCCACTTCGAACGACAAGAGTGCGTCGATCCGGAAGAATGGGAAAAGCCATGTGCAACGCAAACACCGCTTCCGAAGTGTCCCGTTGTTGTTTGCGCGAACATCGAGGACCAGAGACTACTGTGGCCGGTAGAGGACCCAAGCTTCTTCATACAGTGCGTCCCACGCCCCGACGGAGGTATGATGGGGGTTCAGAGAATGTGCAGCGAAGGCTACCTGTTCAGCTACACGCAACAGAACTGCATATATGCGCAGTATTGGGAGCAGGATTGTACCTTCGACGATATAACAACGATTGGAACGGGAACAACTGAAGATGATACGCTGACATCGACGACACCAATCGACACAACGACGATAGATGATTCGTCGACGATAGACGACCTAACGACGGATGACGCCACCACGACGACGGTTGATTCGACGACAACGGAAGATGCCACCACGGATGATTCGACGACGACAGCAGACGCAACCACGACGACAGACGACCTAACGACGGAAGATGGCACCACTACGACGGAGGATTCGACGACGACGGAAGATGGCACCACTACGACGGATGATTCAACGACGACTGCAGATGTAACCACGACGCCAGATGCTCCAACAACGGAAACAACCGATGAACCCGGTAGAGGCATCTGCCCAACGCCGGAATGTCAGTTCCAAGACCAAAATCACTATCCGCATAGCGATTGGACACTGTTTTACGTATGCGAACCGAATGCGTCAGGCCAATGGCTTCCGTTGGTGCGACCTTGTGGTGGCGGAACCTACTTCCATGCCGGCATGCAGGTGTGTGTTCACATCTGGCAGTGGGAAGACTTCTGCCTCTAG